The Paeniglutamicibacter sulfureus genome includes a region encoding these proteins:
- a CDS encoding LLM class flavin-dependent oxidoreductase — MSIPLSILDLAPIRRGGSAAETFAQSVELAQTAEATGYKRVWYAEHHNMNSIASSATSVLIGHVAHHTSTIRLGSGGVMLPNHSPLVIAEQFGTLETLFPGRIDLGLGRAPGTDQATFRAMRRDPAASDAFPHDVLELQAFLGDTSRIEGIHAYPGRGTNVPLYILGSSLFGARLAAQLGLPYSFASHFAPDALVQATTAYRNEFRPSEFLAEPYVIAGVGVVAAGTNAEAQAIMEQVRRDRIRMMLGRNRETEFTDAEVEMLLDSPHGDSIMKMLQYTAVGDGSAVAEYLHEFARTAGADELITVHNSSNSAQRLESVKITAKAMSMAPAN; from the coding sequence GTGAGCATTCCTTTGTCGATCCTTGATCTTGCCCCCATCCGCCGTGGCGGTTCCGCCGCCGAGACCTTCGCCCAGAGCGTCGAATTGGCCCAAACCGCCGAGGCGACCGGCTACAAGCGCGTCTGGTACGCCGAACACCACAACATGAACTCGATCGCTTCGTCAGCGACCTCGGTGCTCATCGGCCACGTCGCCCACCACACCAGCACCATTCGTTTGGGCTCCGGCGGCGTCATGCTGCCCAACCACTCGCCGCTGGTGATTGCCGAGCAATTCGGCACCCTCGAGACACTTTTCCCGGGCCGCATCGACCTGGGCCTCGGGCGTGCGCCGGGCACCGACCAGGCCACGTTCCGGGCCATGCGCCGCGATCCCGCGGCCTCCGATGCGTTCCCGCACGATGTGCTCGAGCTGCAGGCGTTTCTCGGGGACACCTCGCGCATCGAGGGAATCCATGCCTACCCCGGGCGCGGAACCAACGTTCCGCTCTACATCCTGGGTTCAAGCCTCTTTGGCGCCCGGCTGGCTGCCCAACTGGGCCTGCCGTACTCCTTCGCCTCGCATTTTGCCCCCGATGCCCTGGTGCAGGCGACGACCGCGTACCGCAACGAGTTCCGCCCCTCCGAGTTCCTGGCCGAGCCATACGTCATTGCCGGTGTCGGCGTGGTTGCCGCCGGGACCAACGCCGAGGCGCAAGCCATCATGGAACAGGTTCGCCGCGATCGAATCCGGATGATGCTGGGACGCAACCGCGAAACCGAGTTCACCGATGCCGAGGTGGAAATGCTGTTGGATTCACCGCACGGGGATTCGATCATGAAGATGCTCCAGTACACCGCGGTGGGCGACGGATCGGCAGTGGCCGAATACCTGCACGAGTTCGCGCGCACGGCAGGGGCCGATGAACTGATCACGGTACACAACTCCAGCAACTCCGCCCAGCGCCTGGAGTCGGTGAAGATCACCGCCAAGGCCATGTCCATGGCACCGGCGAACTAG
- the cspE gene encoding transcription antiterminator/RNA stability regulator CspE, with protein MATGTVKWFNAEKGFGFIAPDDNSDDVFAHYSAIQSNGFRSLEEGQRVEFEVTQGQKGLQATDIRAV; from the coding sequence ATGGCAACAGGTACCGTTAAGTGGTTCAACGCCGAAAAGGGCTTCGGCTTCATCGCTCCGGACGACAACTCGGATGATGTTTTCGCACACTACTCCGCCATCCAGTCGAACGGCTTCCGTTCGCTCGAAGAGGGCCAGCGCGTTGAGTTTGAAGTTACTCAGGGCCAGAAGGGCCTTCAGGCCACCGATATCCGCGCTGTCTAA
- a CDS encoding LysR family transcriptional regulator, which translates to MVNPVHLRTLLEVVTQKSFAASALRLGYTPSAVSQQMSALERDTGTTLFTRGAKSIEPTPAALTMVRHAKRVLTDIDALMAATSTPDLDPSGKPLQELRIGIFPSLATYALPKLLGSRDWDQLGIALRVNVGEPHQTITGLRQDGELDLALIFQVGQGGLAWPAQMERQWLGDDPFRVVVPASWKLDGTSVFSAAQLADMPWIMHHPGTSDATVISRLFAAFNIHPRVVAHSDDFNASLHMAAAGLGAALVPELAMLRAPAGIQVIDAPEIRLARSIFALRPEGRDNPKVGVFMDRLTNVLAELSIGPKRR; encoded by the coding sequence GTGGTCAACCCGGTTCATTTGCGCACGCTGCTGGAAGTGGTGACGCAGAAGTCCTTCGCCGCCTCCGCCCTGCGCCTGGGCTACACGCCCTCGGCGGTCTCGCAGCAAATGTCGGCGCTGGAACGCGACACCGGGACCACCCTTTTCACCCGCGGTGCCAAGAGCATCGAGCCCACGCCCGCGGCCCTGACCATGGTGCGCCATGCCAAGCGCGTGCTCACGGACATCGACGCGCTCATGGCAGCGACCTCCACCCCGGACCTTGACCCGAGCGGCAAGCCGTTGCAGGAACTGCGCATCGGCATTTTTCCCTCCCTGGCCACCTATGCCCTGCCCAAGCTGCTGGGATCCCGGGACTGGGACCAGCTCGGCATCGCCCTGCGCGTGAACGTGGGAGAACCCCACCAGACCATTACAGGCCTGCGCCAGGACGGGGAGCTGGACCTCGCGCTGATCTTCCAAGTGGGCCAGGGAGGTCTCGCATGGCCGGCGCAGATGGAACGCCAGTGGCTGGGCGATGACCCGTTCCGCGTAGTGGTTCCGGCATCCTGGAAACTCGACGGCACCTCCGTCTTCAGCGCCGCCCAGCTGGCGGACATGCCCTGGATCATGCACCATCCGGGCACCAGCGATGCCACGGTGATCTCCCGGCTCTTTGCCGCATTCAACATCCATCCCCGGGTGGTCGCCCATTCGGACGACTTCAATGCCTCGCTGCACATGGCCGCCGCCGGGTTGGGCGCCGCGCTGGTTCCGGAGCTTGCCATGCTGCGGGCACCTGCAGGCATCCAGGTAATCGACGCGCCCGAGATCCGTCTGGCCCGCAGCATCTTCGCGCTGCGTCCGGAAGGTCGGGACAACCCCAAGGTCGGGGTGTTCATGGACCGGCTCACCAACGTCCTGGCAGAGCTGAGCATCGGGCCCAAGCGGCGCTAA
- a CDS encoding YidH family protein, which translates to MASTDQNDERGRLAKLVLPGGQEPDPRFTLANERTFLAWIRTALAFLAGGIALEAFAAAAFPGPLRTGISVLLIVIGMLISAGSALRWRSIEMSMRQAKPLPLPLIIPILGLGSALAAAVVAVLISLDQ; encoded by the coding sequence ATGGCATCGACCGACCAGAACGACGAACGCGGGAGACTTGCCAAACTCGTCCTGCCCGGGGGACAAGAACCGGATCCGCGCTTCACCCTCGCCAACGAACGCACCTTCCTGGCCTGGATCCGCACCGCCCTCGCCTTCCTGGCTGGCGGCATCGCCCTGGAGGCATTCGCCGCAGCCGCCTTCCCCGGCCCGCTGCGCACCGGCATCTCGGTGCTGCTCATTGTCATCGGCATGCTCATCAGCGCCGGTTCCGCCTTGCGCTGGCGCAGCATCGAGATGTCCATGCGCCAAGCGAAGCCGCTGCCGCTTCCGCTGATCATCCCGATCCTGGGCCTGGGCAGCGCCCTGGCCGCAGCTGTGGTCGCGGTACTGATCTCCCTGGACCAATGA
- a CDS encoding SpoIID/LytB domain-containing protein has protein sequence MSAAVLLLAVLLVPGDPATAASPVHVAEGVNLTPIATEAHPDQESQRPEEADAKAGEFKDGMLWRSHPEGIEVYAATSPAVLVPHDLVRAWADTGWENGPFGYPSGGHYSAGSDTRQPFTGGILGVRPDGTSYWLPATTELPDFTVSGAGWGHGVGMSQYGARAMAAGGSSATDILEYYYNPAEVTDSSTAAASDIRVQVLTSKTSEVVVSGGKMQVIDPTANQAYTAPAGSKLVLGRAGSQLAYELRTPDGFDVVPRDNNEDGVPDVDPAPEANKVTGKLIILWEGTRDWPAKNRATISVPGANEESSAPGVYRHGYLEAGLLDDRVNLVAALRLNDEYLYGLAEVPSSWPRAVLQAQAIAGRTYAMRKLNTVRDSCDCNVTDEVQDQKFTGWKKENEKSGYGARWKAAVEATIKRNDAGVPRSGKVVVYDGRLAETLYSSSTGGATRDSEDVWGGAARPYLRSRPDPWSLEASAKNPYDAWEQGTSQEEMAEVFGLENVMSVEFERGKDLSIVSATATSMSGRSKTLPGKEFRGKDSGVGARSAWITGIEPSVGPPVETTIKPGNFCTTTVKAGAGIARAVSAASDGEVICLQPGTPKPSSVVLKPRQTLVGGK, from the coding sequence ATGTCCGCCGCTGTCCTGCTCTTAGCCGTCCTGTTGGTTCCGGGGGACCCGGCCACTGCCGCGTCTCCCGTGCACGTGGCCGAGGGCGTGAACCTGACACCGATCGCCACCGAGGCCCACCCGGACCAGGAATCGCAGAGGCCCGAGGAAGCCGACGCGAAGGCTGGCGAGTTCAAGGACGGGATGTTGTGGCGCTCGCACCCGGAAGGGATCGAGGTGTATGCCGCCACGTCCCCGGCGGTGCTTGTGCCCCATGACCTGGTCCGGGCCTGGGCCGACACCGGTTGGGAAAACGGCCCCTTCGGCTATCCGAGCGGTGGGCACTACAGTGCCGGCAGCGATACCCGACAGCCCTTCACCGGCGGCATTCTCGGGGTGCGCCCCGACGGGACCTCCTACTGGCTGCCCGCGACCACCGAACTTCCCGACTTCACGGTGAGCGGTGCCGGCTGGGGACACGGCGTGGGCATGAGCCAGTACGGGGCCCGGGCCATGGCGGCCGGGGGAAGCAGCGCCACTGACATCCTGGAGTACTACTACAACCCCGCCGAGGTCACCGACAGCAGCACCGCCGCTGCCAGCGACATCCGGGTACAGGTGCTGACATCGAAGACCAGCGAAGTGGTGGTTTCAGGCGGAAAAATGCAGGTCATCGACCCAACGGCGAATCAGGCCTACACGGCACCGGCGGGCTCAAAACTCGTCCTTGGACGCGCGGGTTCGCAGTTGGCCTACGAGTTGAGGACGCCGGATGGATTCGACGTGGTTCCGCGGGACAACAACGAAGACGGCGTTCCCGACGTGGATCCGGCGCCCGAAGCCAACAAGGTCACCGGCAAGCTGATCATTCTGTGGGAAGGCACACGCGACTGGCCAGCGAAAAACCGTGCGACGATCTCGGTGCCCGGCGCCAACGAAGAATCCTCGGCGCCCGGGGTCTACAGGCACGGCTACCTGGAAGCGGGGCTGCTGGATGACCGGGTGAACCTGGTGGCGGCGCTGCGGCTCAACGACGAATACCTCTACGGCCTGGCCGAGGTCCCCTCGTCGTGGCCTCGCGCCGTGCTGCAGGCCCAGGCGATTGCCGGCCGGACGTACGCCATGCGCAAGCTGAACACGGTCAGGGATTCCTGCGACTGCAACGTCACGGACGAGGTGCAGGACCAGAAATTCACCGGCTGGAAGAAGGAGAACGAGAAATCCGGTTACGGGGCCAGGTGGAAGGCCGCAGTGGAGGCGACGATAAAGCGCAATGACGCGGGCGTTCCGCGCAGCGGCAAGGTCGTGGTGTACGACGGGAGGCTGGCCGAAACCCTGTATTCCTCCTCGACCGGAGGTGCCACCCGCGACAGCGAGGACGTCTGGGGCGGTGCCGCGCGACCCTATCTGCGTTCGCGTCCCGATCCCTGGTCGCTGGAGGCCAGCGCCAAGAACCCCTACGACGCCTGGGAACAAGGCACCAGCCAGGAAGAGATGGCCGAGGTCTTTGGGCTCGAGAATGTGATGAGCGTGGAGTTCGAGCGTGGCAAGGACCTGAGCATCGTCTCCGCCACGGCCACATCCATGTCCGGACGATCCAAGACCCTGCCTGGGAAGGAGTTCCGTGGAAAGGATTCCGGCGTCGGTGCGCGTTCGGCCTGGATCACGGGTATCGAGCCAAGCGTGGGGCCTCCGGTGGAAACCACCATCAAGCCGGGGAACTTTTGCACCACCACGGTGAAGGCCGGTGCGGGCATTGCCCGGGCAGTGTCAGCTGCCAGCGACGGCGAGGTGATTTGCCTGCAGCCCGGAACCCCAAAGCCAAGCAGTGTGGTGCTCAAGCCGCGGCAGACCTTGGTCGGCGGCAAATAA
- a CDS encoding DUF202 domain-containing protein, translated as MSTAPRPPLHLDPGLQPERTVMSWGRTTLSLCVAALVFLRWLPHYGVGILAMIVLALLAAGSIYATQRHRYTVASHGIKSERLRADVVAILAMSIAVLSLGVVGILVVVDF; from the coding sequence ATGAGCACCGCGCCGCGGCCGCCTCTGCACCTGGACCCCGGGCTGCAGCCCGAACGCACCGTCATGTCCTGGGGACGGACCACGCTCTCGCTCTGCGTAGCCGCGCTGGTCTTCCTGCGCTGGCTGCCGCATTACGGGGTGGGGATCCTGGCAATGATCGTGCTGGCACTGCTGGCGGCCGGAAGCATCTATGCCACGCAGCGCCACCGGTATACCGTGGCTTCCCACGGGATCAAATCCGAGCGGCTGCGGGCCGACGTCGTGGCGATCCTCGCGATGAGCATCGCGGTGCTTAGCCTCGGCGTTGTCGGCATCCTGGTGGTAGTGGATTTCTAG